From a single Deltaproteobacteria bacterium IMCC39524 genomic region:
- a CDS encoding ABC transporter ATP-binding protein: MVDNNVVLELKQVTQAYGQQLVVKDLSLTLQSGEIGCLLGASGCGKTTVLRTIAGFETLLDGEIFLNGECVSRSGYLLPPAKRKIGMVFQDYALFPHLTIFDNVAFGLKGMEKALLIRRVNEALELVGLHSEHDKYPHEISGGQQQRVALARALAPKPHLLLMDEPFSNLDVTLRERLSMEVRDILKEYGTTALFVTHNQNEAFAVADQIGVMYNGEILQWDCAHNLYHQPVSPRIAEFVGEGSLIKGVVNADNRVETGLGLLDGIMGSPTPAETAVQLLVRPEDIVHNDDSPVKAEVLRRHFRGANILYTLLLASGDKVQALVPSHCDHQPGEKIGIIPDVRHLVIFPVGVQRRK; encoded by the coding sequence ATGGTTGACAACAATGTCGTTCTCGAACTGAAACAAGTTACCCAGGCCTACGGCCAGCAACTGGTCGTCAAGGATCTCTCCTTAACTCTCCAGAGTGGAGAGATCGGTTGTCTTTTGGGTGCCAGCGGTTGCGGCAAAACGACGGTTTTGAGAACCATTGCCGGCTTCGAGACCTTACTAGATGGCGAAATTTTTCTTAACGGTGAATGTGTCAGCAGAAGCGGCTACCTGCTTCCGCCTGCCAAGCGCAAGATCGGCATGGTCTTTCAGGACTACGCCCTCTTCCCACACCTGACCATCTTCGACAACGTGGCTTTTGGACTTAAAGGGATGGAGAAGGCCTTACTGATTCGACGGGTCAACGAAGCGCTTGAGCTGGTTGGCCTCCACAGCGAACACGACAAGTATCCCCATGAGATCTCCGGTGGGCAGCAGCAGCGTGTGGCTCTCGCCCGCGCGCTGGCTCCCAAGCCGCATCTACTTCTGATGGATGAGCCATTTTCCAACCTGGATGTCACCTTGAGAGAGCGGCTCTCCATGGAGGTTCGCGACATTCTCAAGGAATATGGTACGACAGCTCTTTTTGTTACCCACAATCAGAACGAAGCCTTTGCGGTCGCAGATCAGATCGGAGTGATGTACAACGGTGAAATCCTACAATGGGACTGTGCCCATAACCTCTACCACCAACCGGTCAGTCCACGCATTGCTGAGTTTGTCGGTGAAGGGAGTTTGATCAAGGGCGTGGTCAACGCTGACAATCGGGTTGAAACAGGACTCGGGCTGTTGGACGGCATCATGGGTTCTCCCACGCCCGCAGAGACAGCAGTGCAGCTTCTTGTGCGCCCGGAAGATATTGTCCACAATGATGATAGTCCCGTGAAAGCCGAGGTCCTGCGCCGTCATTTCAGAGGGGCAAACATCCTTTACACATTACTGTTGGCCAGTGGTGATAAAGTTCAGGCGCTGGTGCCAAGCCACTGTGATCACCAGCCCGGCGAAAAGATCGGGATAATTCCCGATGTCCGTCATCTCGTAATCTTTCCAGTTGGCGTGCAGAGGAGAAAGTGA
- a CDS encoding FeoC-like transcriptional regulator, whose translation MTPSEVKRYLAERKVAPLIDIALHFDMEPDAVRGLLGHWIRKGRVRLHQDESCNSGGCCGDCGTHAKEIYEWLQ comes from the coding sequence ATGACTCCCAGTGAGGTAAAACGTTACCTGGCAGAACGCAAGGTCGCCCCTTTGATTGATATTGCCTTGCACTTTGACATGGAACCAGATGCCGTACGTGGTCTGCTTGGCCATTGGATCAGAAAAGGCAGGGTACGACTTCATCAGGACGAGAGCTGCAACAGTGGCGGATGCTGCGGCGACTGCGGTACGCACGCCAAAGAAATTTACGAGTGGCTGCAATAG
- a CDS encoding HAMP domain-containing sensor histidine kinase yields the protein MVEKKLPNYPINPRVLFLKILGAVFLAEFFVMFFMSLLPELSLALEAFLDALTLSILVVPFLYFFLLQPIQKTIIDHERTEAERSELKKMDIVKSEFISIAAHELRTPVATIMGYTELLSDQNMIDTLNENQKKNFLSTIYESSEQLDKIVDDILDVSRIESGQRIPLNKKPLSIKILLEKVLNRLRLKSKQNLILEVSTEVPEILEFDEHRIDQVIENLLSNAIKYSPKQSTITIVVNADNRGCSVTVTDQGIGMTKEQIDRVYDKFYRADSSDTAVRGLGLGMSIVKQIIDDHGGTILIDSKLSQGTSVCFTLPL from the coding sequence ATGGTTGAGAAGAAGCTACCTAATTACCCAATAAATCCACGCGTTCTTTTTTTAAAAATTCTAGGGGCTGTTTTCCTCGCAGAGTTTTTTGTTATGTTTTTTATGTCCTTATTGCCGGAGCTTTCTCTTGCGCTGGAGGCCTTTCTTGATGCATTGACTTTGTCTATCCTTGTTGTCCCTTTTCTCTACTTCTTCCTTCTTCAGCCTATCCAAAAAACTATTATAGACCATGAGAGAACAGAAGCTGAACGCTCTGAGCTTAAAAAAATGGACATAGTCAAAAGCGAGTTCATCTCTATTGCAGCTCATGAATTGCGAACCCCTGTTGCTACCATCATGGGGTATACAGAACTACTTTCTGACCAAAACATGATCGATACTTTAAACGAGAACCAAAAGAAAAACTTCCTCTCCACAATCTATGAAAGCAGTGAACAGCTTGACAAAATTGTCGATGACATACTCGATGTTAGCCGCATTGAATCCGGCCAAAGAATCCCCCTTAACAAAAAGCCCTTATCCATAAAGATTCTTTTAGAGAAGGTTCTCAATCGCTTAAGGTTGAAATCAAAACAAAATTTGATATTGGAGGTCAGCACCGAGGTCCCCGAAATTTTGGAATTCGATGAACATCGTATCGACCAAGTCATAGAGAATCTGCTTAGCAACGCAATTAAATATTCCCCAAAACAGAGCACAATTACTATCGTTGTTAATGCAGATAACCGCGGATGCAGTGTTACGGTTACTGATCAAGGCATCGGCATGACCAAAGAACAGATAGATCGTGTCTATGATAAATTTTACAGAGCAGACTCTTCAGACACAGCGGTACGTGGCCTTGGACTTGGGATGAGCATTGTTAAACAGATTATCGATGACCATGGTGGTACGATTTTGATTGATAGTAAGCTTAGTCAGGGAACCAGCGTTTGTTTTACTTTGCCCTTATAA
- a CDS encoding cation-transporting P-type ATPase translates to MQIQNIPTERVFRTLGSQRQGLNSAEAAERLSEVGRNSVEVRDPGRLARSLLRQFTNFFTLLLFVSAAICFVAETLQTGQSMVLLGWALAGVALLNALFSFIQEYRAEKAMQALRGFLPPKVEVIRDGKTRTILAELLVPGDLLLLSEGVRVPADARMVETEELVVNNAPLTGEANPITLTAEPVKSRLVESNNIAFAGCLVMRGRGLAVVFATGLRTEFGKLAHLSQAIRRTASPLERQTAHMVRVLTVIAISLGMAFFLYGVFSGRPLSVNLVFMMGIIVANVPEGLLPTFTLALAMGSLRMARKNVLVTSLNAVEALGATQVICTDKTGTLTQNKLSVSRLLPPTSIEDMTIAEDRERLLGMALCASDVHLVDQHYSGDPLDVAVAQRVAEECGPEEVLEKERRHFAFDFSKKRAAGIGTVGNQQVFAVKGAWEMIRPMLTKIGSLDQTPVPVTVKLLDDAETVMARMAEAGYRVVAVAGRPLANKPSAKISQDELEQELTLYGFLCIEDPLRPEVPDALKCCQTAGIDVILITGDHPDTALSVAKRCGIVGHDMSREVVLTGQELETLSESELEEKLSRGVRIFARTSPAQKMKIVMALKSMERVVAMTGDGVNDAPALKAANIGIAMGKSGTDVARASAQIILLDDNFASIVAGIEEGRTVFLNIRKFTNYVLVSNGPEILPYLLYVLLPVPLALTVIQILSIDLGTDIVPSMALGQEPPDPEAMQHPPRSHDFKLLSRGLVIHSYLFLGLLEAAWSLGLFFLVLYQGGWHYGADLASDDPLYRSATGIALATILLMQIGNLIGRRYTSRSGLDRGIYKNRLMLAGIVIQVVFSWALLYVPWLQKVLGTGPVHWTLYLLAWLGVPLIFGVDYFRKQLSSR, encoded by the coding sequence TTGCAAATACAGAATATTCCGACTGAGCGGGTTTTCAGAACTCTCGGCAGTCAAAGGCAAGGACTGAACAGCGCTGAAGCTGCTGAACGTCTGAGTGAGGTCGGGCGGAACAGTGTTGAGGTTCGCGACCCGGGGCGCTTGGCCCGGAGCCTGCTAAGGCAGTTTACCAACTTTTTCACGTTGTTGTTGTTTGTCTCGGCTGCGATTTGTTTTGTCGCTGAAACACTTCAGACCGGCCAAAGCATGGTTCTCCTCGGCTGGGCTCTGGCCGGCGTTGCTTTGCTCAATGCCCTGTTCAGTTTTATCCAGGAATACCGAGCAGAGAAAGCCATGCAGGCCCTGCGTGGCTTCCTGCCGCCAAAAGTAGAAGTGATCCGTGATGGAAAGACCAGGACAATATTGGCAGAACTTTTGGTGCCGGGTGATTTGCTGCTGCTCAGTGAAGGCGTTCGGGTTCCTGCCGATGCACGTATGGTCGAGACCGAAGAGCTCGTGGTCAATAATGCCCCCCTGACCGGTGAAGCCAACCCGATAACCCTCACGGCTGAACCGGTCAAGAGCAGGTTGGTGGAGAGCAATAACATTGCCTTTGCCGGTTGCCTGGTGATGCGCGGTCGTGGTCTGGCGGTTGTTTTTGCCACCGGACTGCGCACGGAGTTTGGCAAGCTCGCGCATCTCTCCCAGGCGATTCGGCGCACGGCCTCGCCGCTGGAGCGGCAGACTGCGCATATGGTACGGGTGTTGACCGTCATTGCAATCAGCCTCGGAATGGCTTTCTTTCTTTACGGGGTATTCAGTGGGCGACCACTTTCGGTTAATCTGGTCTTTATGATGGGGATCATCGTTGCCAATGTCCCGGAGGGCCTGTTGCCGACGTTTACTTTGGCACTGGCGATGGGAAGCCTTCGCATGGCTCGCAAGAATGTACTGGTCACCAGTTTGAATGCTGTCGAAGCACTTGGCGCAACCCAAGTTATCTGTACCGACAAAACCGGCACTCTCACCCAAAACAAGCTTTCTGTCAGCCGGCTGTTGCCTCCTACCTCAATCGAAGACATGACGATCGCTGAGGATCGTGAGCGACTTCTCGGGATGGCGCTATGTGCTTCTGATGTGCATCTGGTGGATCAGCATTACAGCGGTGACCCGCTGGATGTAGCGGTCGCCCAGAGGGTCGCAGAGGAATGTGGCCCTGAAGAGGTTCTCGAGAAAGAGCGGAGACATTTTGCCTTTGATTTCAGCAAGAAAAGGGCTGCCGGGATCGGAACCGTTGGAAATCAGCAGGTCTTTGCGGTCAAAGGCGCCTGGGAGATGATCAGGCCGATGTTGACAAAGATTGGGTCTCTCGATCAAACGCCCGTGCCGGTAACGGTGAAATTGCTTGATGACGCTGAGACTGTCATGGCCCGAATGGCTGAAGCCGGTTATCGGGTTGTCGCGGTCGCAGGACGCCCCCTTGCGAACAAGCCGTCGGCAAAAATATCCCAGGATGAGTTGGAACAGGAGCTCACTCTATACGGGTTCCTTTGCATAGAAGATCCGCTACGTCCTGAGGTTCCGGATGCCCTTAAGTGCTGCCAAACGGCGGGCATTGACGTAATTCTCATCACCGGAGATCACCCGGATACGGCCTTGTCCGTTGCCAAACGCTGCGGCATTGTCGGTCATGACATGTCCAGAGAGGTGGTCTTGACCGGCCAGGAGCTAGAGACGTTAAGTGAGTCTGAGCTCGAAGAGAAGCTTTCCCGAGGGGTGCGAATCTTTGCACGGACTAGCCCGGCCCAGAAGATGAAAATTGTTATGGCGCTCAAGAGCATGGAGCGGGTGGTTGCTATGACCGGAGATGGCGTAAATGATGCGCCAGCGCTCAAGGCTGCAAATATTGGGATTGCCATGGGAAAGAGTGGCACCGATGTGGCCCGCGCCTCGGCTCAGATCATTCTTCTGGATGACAATTTTGCTTCGATTGTGGCCGGCATTGAGGAAGGGCGCACCGTTTTTCTCAACATCCGCAAGTTTACCAATTATGTCCTTGTCAGCAATGGCCCGGAGATTCTTCCCTACCTGCTCTATGTTTTGCTACCGGTCCCTCTTGCTCTGACCGTGATCCAGATTCTGTCGATAGATCTCGGCACCGACATCGTTCCCTCGATGGCTCTCGGCCAGGAGCCACCTGATCCCGAGGCCATGCAACACCCGCCCCGGAGTCACGATTTTAAATTGCTCAGCCGAGGGTTGGTGATACATAGCTACCTGTTCCTTGGGCTGCTGGAGGCGGCCTGGTCACTCGGCCTGTTCTTCTTGGTGCTTTATCAAGGTGGATGGCATTATGGCGCTGATTTGGCGAGCGATGACCCTCTCTATCGCTCGGCGACCGGAATTGCCTTGGCGACCATCCTGCTTATGCAGATCGGCAACCTGATCGGTCGACGTTATACCTCTCGCTCGGGTCTCGATAGGGGGATTTACAAGAATCGCCTGATGCTAGCGGGAATCGTTATTCAAGTCGTTTTTTCATGGGCGTTGCTTTATGTCCCGTGGCTACAGAAAGTCCTTGGGACCGGTCCGGTTCATTGGACCCTTTATCTGCTGGCCTGGTTGGGAGTTCCCCTTATTTTCGGTGTAGATTATTTTCGTAAGCAGTTATCCTCTCGATAG
- a CDS encoding extracellular solute-binding protein, with protein MKQIHNILTVLLLTLLTVGATQVCAEEIVVYSARNEQLIKPLFDAYTKETGTKITFITDKAGPLLQRLKAEGKNTRADLLITVDAGNLWHAAREGVLQPVDSNILQENIPAHLRDPGNQWFGLSLRSRTIVYSTERVKPEELSTYEALGEPQWKDRLLLRTSKKVYNQSLIAMLIAEHGEMEAEKIVRSWVNNLAAKPFSNDTKVMEGILAGQGDVGIVNTYYFGRLLKKNPDLKLALYWPNQNSTGVHVNVSGAGVTRYAKNAQAAIKLLEWLSSEKAQNLFADANMEYPVNKSVKTHPYVAAWGEFKASEQNLANAGMLQNQAIQLMDRADYR; from the coding sequence ATGAAACAAATTCACAACATTCTTACCGTGCTTCTTTTAACCCTACTTACAGTTGGAGCCACCCAGGTTTGCGCTGAAGAAATCGTTGTTTATTCAGCCCGCAATGAACAACTGATCAAACCGTTGTTCGATGCCTACACAAAAGAGACCGGCACAAAAATAACTTTCATTACTGACAAGGCCGGCCCTCTCCTGCAACGGCTCAAAGCCGAAGGTAAGAACACTCGTGCGGACCTCCTGATTACCGTCGATGCGGGGAATCTCTGGCATGCAGCCCGTGAAGGTGTTTTACAGCCCGTAGATTCAAACATCCTACAAGAAAACATTCCTGCCCATTTACGCGATCCCGGCAACCAATGGTTTGGTTTATCATTACGTTCAAGAACAATCGTTTACAGCACGGAGCGCGTCAAACCCGAGGAGTTGAGCACCTATGAAGCTCTCGGCGAACCGCAGTGGAAAGATCGTCTTCTGTTGCGGACCTCAAAGAAAGTTTACAACCAGTCTCTGATAGCCATGCTGATTGCCGAGCACGGAGAAATGGAAGCAGAAAAGATCGTTCGTTCCTGGGTTAACAATCTCGCTGCCAAACCCTTCTCAAATGACACCAAGGTGATGGAAGGGATTCTGGCCGGCCAAGGAGATGTGGGTATCGTCAACACATACTACTTCGGTCGCCTGCTGAAGAAAAACCCGGACCTGAAACTAGCCCTTTACTGGCCCAACCAGAACAGCACCGGTGTCCATGTTAATGTCTCCGGCGCGGGCGTCACCAGATATGCCAAAAATGCGCAAGCCGCAATCAAACTTCTGGAGTGGCTCTCTTCGGAAAAGGCCCAAAACTTGTTTGCCGATGCCAACATGGAATACCCGGTTAACAAGAGCGTAAAGACTCATCCTTACGTGGCCGCCTGGGGTGAATTCAAAGCAAGTGAACAGAACCTTGCCAACGCTGGAATGCTCCAAAATCAAGCGATCCAACTCATGGACCGCGCGGACTACCGTTAA
- the feoB gene encoding Fe(2+) transporter permease subunit FeoB — MSLQKKRLRIAVAGNPNCGKTTLFNELTGSRQMVGNWPGVTVDRKTGFYAFEGHDFELVDIPGIYALSAHSSDEKVARDYLLSEDYDLIVNIVDAANIERNLYLTTQLLEMRVPMIVVLNKMDVAKSRQILINTEELSDRLGIPVVPIAASKRSGLTQLKKAVHQCAEHNPISEADIIYPVEIQEAAMSLTAQLGKIAAENNLKADWLAMKLLEDDHEYVALLDSKTAEDLVSRQQKLVNQLEEDADISIADARYGFINWLTANAVTHASKLGKTLTDKIDKIVLNRVLGLPIFLLMMYLTFMFTINVGGAFIDFFDIAVGAVFVDGMTALLNGLNAPAWLIGVLATGVGGGIQTVATFIPPIGFMFLALAVLEGSGYMARAAFVMDRFMRMLGLPGKSFVPLLVGFGCNVPAIMATRTLENQRDRTLTIMMNPFMSCGARLPVYALFAAAFFPVGGQNVVFLLYLAGIGFAVLTGLILKYTLLKGSITPFVMELPPYHVPTVKSVLLRTWDRLKSFLLKATRILVPMVALLALLNTMSMDGSIGHDDSKDSLLASLSRTVTPIFAPMGIEQDNWPATVGIFTGVFAKEAVVGTLDAIYLQNETQENLAAGKEEEAFSLSAALREAVQTIPDNLSGVADTLTDPLGLSIGDTSSIDAAAEGLAVSAGTFGAMGKLFDGKVGAIAYMLFILMYFPCVAAMAAVYRETNLRWTLFIAAWTTGLAYVSATGFYQVATFARHPAFSAAWLAGCSFIFIGVFLVMRFLGKESDGSGIIVPVKG, encoded by the coding sequence ATGTCATTACAAAAGAAACGCCTCAGAATAGCAGTCGCTGGCAACCCTAATTGCGGCAAGACCACTCTATTTAATGAACTGACTGGTTCAAGACAAATGGTTGGTAACTGGCCGGGTGTCACTGTTGACCGAAAGACTGGTTTCTATGCCTTTGAAGGCCACGATTTTGAGCTTGTCGACATTCCCGGCATCTATGCACTTTCCGCCCATTCCAGCGATGAAAAAGTTGCCCGAGACTACTTGCTGTCCGAAGATTACGACCTGATCGTGAATATCGTGGACGCAGCCAATATTGAGAGGAACCTTTATCTGACCACTCAGTTGTTGGAAATGCGTGTGCCGATGATTGTTGTCCTTAACAAGATGGATGTTGCCAAGTCACGACAAATCCTCATTAATACTGAAGAGCTGTCCGACCGCCTGGGAATACCAGTCGTTCCGATTGCCGCCTCAAAACGTAGCGGCTTAACACAGCTCAAGAAGGCCGTTCACCAGTGTGCTGAGCATAATCCGATTTCGGAAGCAGATATCATTTACCCGGTTGAAATTCAGGAAGCAGCCATGTCATTGACTGCACAGCTTGGCAAAATTGCCGCGGAGAACAATCTCAAGGCAGATTGGTTGGCAATGAAACTTCTTGAAGATGATCATGAGTATGTTGCCTTGCTTGACAGCAAAACTGCCGAAGACTTAGTGTCGCGACAGCAGAAGCTTGTTAATCAACTAGAAGAAGATGCCGATATTTCCATTGCAGACGCCCGTTATGGTTTTATCAACTGGCTCACGGCAAATGCTGTGACGCACGCCAGCAAGCTGGGCAAGACGTTGACCGACAAGATTGACAAAATTGTTCTCAACCGAGTTCTTGGCCTGCCGATCTTTCTGTTGATGATGTATCTGACTTTTATGTTTACGATCAATGTTGGCGGAGCATTTATCGATTTCTTTGACATTGCTGTAGGAGCTGTTTTTGTTGATGGCATGACCGCACTGCTGAATGGTCTCAATGCTCCGGCCTGGTTGATCGGGGTTTTGGCGACCGGTGTTGGCGGCGGCATTCAAACGGTAGCGACCTTTATCCCGCCGATTGGGTTTATGTTTCTGGCTCTTGCTGTTCTTGAAGGCTCGGGTTACATGGCACGTGCCGCTTTCGTTATGGATCGCTTCATGCGGATGCTTGGTCTTCCGGGCAAGTCTTTTGTGCCGCTGCTGGTCGGTTTTGGCTGTAACGTTCCGGCGATCATGGCGACCAGAACCTTGGAGAACCAACGTGACCGCACCCTGACCATCATGATGAATCCCTTCATGAGTTGCGGTGCGAGGCTTCCGGTCTATGCGCTATTTGCCGCAGCCTTTTTCCCGGTCGGCGGTCAAAATGTGGTTTTCCTGCTCTATCTGGCTGGAATCGGTTTTGCCGTATTAACGGGCCTGATTCTCAAGTACACACTGCTCAAGGGAAGCATTACCCCCTTTGTTATGGAATTACCGCCCTATCATGTACCGACCGTCAAATCCGTTCTTCTACGTACATGGGATCGGCTGAAGTCCTTCCTGCTTAAAGCAACGCGTATCCTGGTTCCGATGGTGGCGCTGCTGGCACTTCTTAATACCATGTCGATGGATGGATCAATCGGTCATGACGACAGTAAAGATTCACTTCTCGCCTCACTCAGCCGTACGGTCACTCCGATCTTTGCACCGATGGGGATTGAACAGGACAATTGGCCAGCAACCGTTGGCATCTTCACAGGGGTGTTCGCCAAAGAGGCAGTTGTCGGAACTCTTGATGCCATCTACTTGCAGAATGAAACACAGGAAAATCTGGCCGCAGGTAAAGAGGAAGAAGCTTTCAGCCTGAGTGCTGCGTTGCGGGAAGCAGTGCAAACGATACCGGATAACCTGTCCGGAGTTGCTGATACCCTGACGGACCCTCTCGGCTTAAGTATCGGCGACACCAGCTCCATTGATGCAGCCGCTGAAGGATTGGCAGTCAGCGCCGGAACCTTTGGCGCTATGGGCAAGCTGTTTGACGGTAAGGTTGGCGCCATTGCCTACATGCTGTTTATTCTCATGTATTTCCCATGTGTTGCCGCGATGGCCGCTGTGTATCGTGAAACCAACCTGCGTTGGACACTCTTTATTGCCGCCTGGACCACCGGTCTGGCTTATGTGTCGGCGACCGGATTTTACCAGGTTGCAACCTTTGCCCGTCATCCGGCTTTTTCTGCGGCATGGCTGGCAGGCTGTTCGTTCATCTTTATTGGCGTTTTCCTGGTGATGCGCTTCCTCGGTAAAGAGTCGGATGGTTCAGGAATCATTGTTCCGGTTAAAGGCTAA
- a CDS encoding iron ABC transporter permease, which translates to MKQQTEHITSEASLRGFSRFIPRPSGWQCFALLIAFLVLVPLSVLAFTWLEPAWDIWKHLQETLLNRLLLNTLILVIGVSTGTLLLGVSLAWLTGACDFPGRKHFSWSLLLPLAMPTYVLAFVSLGIFDFSGPVQTQMREWFGRGVWLPDMRSAGGVVLVMSLALYPYVYLLARNAFRTQGKRALEAAESLGCTPVQGFFRVVLPMARPWIAGGATLVLMEALADFGAVSIFNYDTFTTAIYKTWFGFFSLPAAAQLSSLLVAIVFLLVALEQRLRKRMRFAQSRLAPQAERIELTGSRRWLATSYCSLVLLIAFLLPALQLLVWSLEVFHEEFDRRYLSLLGHSLILGLIAAIVITAVALLLAYAGRRHQDRLTHGLIRTATLGYALPGTVLAVGIFIPLAWLDNFIIDLARNLFGLEIPQLLQGTIMIMLLAYTIRFMAAGFKSIDSSMHRVTTNIDEASRLMGLRGIKLLARVHLPMLRGGIFTALTLAFVDVMKEMPITLMTRPFGWDTLAVKIFELTSEGEWERAALPALTLLLSGLIPIVLLMRETDRD; encoded by the coding sequence TTGAAACAGCAAACAGAGCACATAACATCTGAAGCCTCTTTACGGGGCTTCAGTCGTTTCATACCACGTCCAAGCGGGTGGCAGTGCTTCGCGCTGCTCATCGCCTTTCTGGTTCTTGTCCCTTTATCAGTCCTTGCCTTTACGTGGCTTGAACCTGCGTGGGACATCTGGAAGCACCTGCAGGAAACTTTACTGAACCGCCTTTTGCTGAACACCTTGATTCTGGTCATCGGCGTTTCTACGGGAACCCTTCTGCTCGGTGTCAGCCTGGCATGGCTAACCGGTGCCTGTGATTTCCCCGGGAGAAAACATTTTTCCTGGTCGCTGTTGCTGCCACTGGCCATGCCAACCTATGTATTGGCGTTTGTCTCTTTAGGAATTTTCGACTTTTCCGGTCCAGTGCAAACGCAAATGCGCGAATGGTTCGGTCGCGGAGTCTGGCTCCCTGATATGCGCTCTGCAGGGGGTGTGGTGCTGGTCATGTCATTGGCACTCTACCCTTACGTTTATCTTCTGGCACGCAACGCTTTTCGTACTCAGGGTAAACGTGCTCTGGAAGCTGCAGAGAGTCTAGGCTGCACACCAGTTCAAGGCTTCTTCAGAGTGGTCCTGCCCATGGCCAGGCCCTGGATCGCTGGTGGCGCAACGCTGGTCCTGATGGAGGCCTTAGCCGATTTTGGTGCTGTCTCTATATTCAACTACGACACATTTACAACCGCGATCTACAAAACCTGGTTTGGTTTCTTCTCATTGCCAGCGGCAGCACAGCTATCATCATTACTCGTCGCCATAGTCTTTCTCCTGGTCGCCTTAGAACAACGTCTGCGTAAACGCATGCGCTTTGCCCAGAGTCGTCTGGCACCCCAGGCAGAACGAATCGAACTGACGGGTTCACGTCGTTGGCTGGCAACAAGCTATTGTTCTCTGGTCTTGTTAATCGCCTTCTTGTTGCCGGCGCTGCAACTCCTCGTCTGGTCGCTAGAAGTTTTTCACGAAGAATTCGACAGGCGCTATTTAAGTTTACTCGGGCATTCACTCATCCTAGGACTGATCGCTGCAATAGTAATAACAGCAGTTGCACTCCTGCTTGCTTATGCAGGACGACGTCATCAGGACCGATTGACCCATGGCCTGATACGCACTGCGACACTTGGCTATGCTCTACCAGGCACAGTCCTGGCTGTAGGCATATTCATTCCACTGGCATGGCTCGACAACTTCATAATAGATCTTGCTCGAAACTTGTTCGGCTTAGAAATTCCACAACTGCTGCAAGGCACAATTATGATCATGCTGTTGGCTTACACAATCCGATTCATGGCCGCCGGCTTCAAATCGATCGACAGCTCTATGCATCGCGTCACAACCAACATCGATGAAGCTTCCCGGTTGATGGGATTACGCGGCATCAAACTCCTCGCCCGAGTTCATCTGCCGATGTTGCGTGGTGGGATTTTTACAGCACTGACGTTGGCCTTCGTTGATGTCATGAAGGAAATGCCCATCACCCTGATGACCCGTCCTTTCGGCTGGGACACCTTGGCCGTGAAGATTTTTGAACTAACCTCTGAAGGGGAATGGGAACGAGCGGCCTTACCGGCACTGACCCTTCTCTTAAGCGGCCTTATCCCTATCGTTTTATTGATGCGGGAAACTGACAGGGATTAG
- the dmeF gene encoding CDF family Co(II)/Ni(II) efflux transporter DmeF: MHIHKLKQWQHGHNFFVHREQNEKNTQKVMGLTAVTMVVEIVAGVAFGSMALLADGWHMGTHVAAFLITLFAYSYSRKNANNPDFTFGPGKINVLGGFASAVALAVVALIMAVESIGRFFSPVEIHYGQSILVAVVGLAVNVVSAFLLHGSHGHDHHHGHSHGHENHHEDHNLKAAYFHVLADALTSVLAIVALLFGSLFGWWALDPAMGIVGALVITRWAWGLLKESSAILLDAGVKREVREEIKDVIEAEADNRVTDIHVWKVGPHHLAVLLTIVTHYPRSSGEYKQLLAGFDQLKHITIEVIKCEDEPCIALEEAV, translated from the coding sequence ATGCATATTCATAAACTCAAACAATGGCAACATGGACACAATTTCTTTGTGCATCGTGAGCAGAACGAGAAGAATACTCAAAAGGTAATGGGTTTGACGGCGGTCACTATGGTCGTCGAGATTGTCGCCGGGGTTGCTTTCGGTTCGATGGCGTTGCTAGCTGATGGCTGGCATATGGGCACCCATGTAGCAGCCTTCCTGATCACACTGTTTGCCTATAGCTATTCACGAAAGAACGCCAACAATCCCGATTTTACCTTTGGCCCGGGCAAGATCAACGTGCTCGGTGGTTTTGCCAGTGCGGTTGCTCTTGCTGTGGTTGCCTTGATCATGGCCGTCGAGTCGATTGGACGTTTCTTCTCACCTGTGGAAATCCATTACGGGCAGTCGATATTGGTTGCCGTGGTCGGGCTTGCGGTCAATGTCGTCAGCGCTTTTTTACTTCATGGCAGCCATGGACACGACCATCACCATGGGCATAGTCACGGCCATGAGAATCATCATGAAGACCATAACCTTAAGGCTGCCTACTTTCATGTCCTCGCCGATGCGTTGACGTCAGTTCTTGCGATCGTTGCGTTGCTATTTGGCAGCCTGTTCGGCTGGTGGGCATTGGACCCGGCGATGGGAATTGTTGGTGCCTTAGTGATTACCCGCTGGGCATGGGGCCTACTCAAGGAAAGCAGCGCAATACTCCTTGACGCGGGCGTTAAAAGAGAGGTTCGGGAAGAGATTAAAGATGTTATCGAAGCAGAGGCAGACAACCGGGTTACGGATATCCATGTCTGGAAAGTGGGCCCACATCACCTCGCGGTGCTATTGACGATTGTCACCCACTATCCACGATCTTCAGGTGAGTACAAGCAGTTACTGGCTGGTTTCGATCAACTCAAACATATCACCATTGAAGTGATTAAGTGCGAGGACGAACCATGCATTGCGCTGGAGGAAGCAGTTTGA